A genomic region of Runella rosea contains the following coding sequences:
- the htpG gene encoding molecular chaperone HtpG: MEATTSAAEKGQLSIHTDNIFPIIKKFLYSDHEIFLRELVSNAVDATQKLKKLAGFGEFNGELGELKVTVKLDAEAKTITISDRGIGMTADEIKKYINQIAFSGAAEFVEKYKEKEDTRGNIIGNFGLGFYSSFMVAREVEIITKSFQEGAEAVRWTCDGSTEFSIEPAQKEDRGTDIILHIAEDSEEFLMKYRLNEILEKYGKFLPVEIEFDEKIINNPNPIWTKQPSELKDEDYIAFYKELHPMSEDPLFWIHLNVDYPFNLTGVLYFPKLKNDFSIKKEKIQLYSRQVFITDEVKDVVPDFLQLLHGVIDSPDIPLNVSRSYLQSDSNVKKINGYITRKVADKLSEIFRNDREGFEKKFDDIGLFVKYGMISDDKFGEKAKEFCLVKNLAGKHFTFEEYTEKVKENQTDKGGTVVWLYASDVQKQDTYIQSAQKRGYDVLIFDSVIDPHFINGIEYKIEKTSIKRVDADTLDKLIEKEIKLESVLSKDDEERAKKLFEETLGGAPKLTITVEAMPTDEMPVVITIPEFIRRMNDMAATSGQKSMFGDMPTMLNLAINANHPVTQKVLNATDPSDASALIRHAYNLALLSQGMLSGSDLTAFVQQAVSRL; the protein is encoded by the coding sequence ATGGAAGCAACTACATCAGCGGCCGAAAAAGGTCAATTGTCGATTCATACCGACAATATTTTCCCAATTATCAAAAAATTCCTCTATTCTGATCACGAAATATTTTTGCGTGAGTTGGTTTCTAACGCCGTAGACGCCACCCAAAAACTCAAAAAACTGGCAGGTTTCGGTGAATTCAATGGTGAATTGGGCGAACTGAAAGTAACGGTAAAACTGGACGCAGAAGCCAAAACCATTACCATCAGCGACCGAGGTATCGGGATGACGGCCGACGAAATCAAAAAATATATCAATCAGATTGCGTTTTCGGGAGCCGCCGAATTTGTGGAGAAATACAAAGAAAAAGAAGACACGCGCGGCAACATCATCGGAAACTTCGGACTTGGATTTTATTCTTCGTTCATGGTGGCGAGAGAAGTCGAAATCATCACAAAATCTTTTCAGGAAGGTGCCGAAGCCGTACGCTGGACCTGCGATGGCTCAACAGAATTTAGCATCGAACCCGCCCAAAAAGAAGACCGAGGAACCGACATCATTCTGCACATTGCCGAAGATTCGGAAGAGTTTTTGATGAAATATCGTCTCAACGAGATTTTGGAGAAATACGGCAAATTCCTGCCAGTAGAGATTGAATTTGACGAAAAAATCATCAACAATCCGAATCCAATCTGGACTAAGCAACCTTCTGAACTGAAAGACGAAGACTACATTGCGTTCTACAAGGAACTGCACCCGATGAGCGAAGATCCTTTGTTTTGGATTCACCTCAACGTCGATTATCCGTTCAATCTTACGGGAGTTTTGTATTTTCCAAAACTCAAAAACGACTTTTCCATCAAGAAGGAAAAAATCCAACTCTATAGCCGTCAGGTGTTTATCACGGATGAGGTAAAAGATGTCGTACCCGATTTCTTACAATTGCTCCATGGCGTGATTGACTCACCAGATATTCCGCTCAACGTGTCTCGCAGTTATTTGCAGTCGGATTCAAACGTAAAAAAAATCAACGGATATATTACGCGTAAGGTAGCCGACAAGCTTTCTGAAATCTTCCGCAACGACCGTGAAGGTTTTGAGAAGAAGTTTGATGACATCGGACTATTTGTAAAATATGGTATGATTTCAGACGACAAATTCGGCGAAAAAGCCAAAGAATTCTGCCTCGTTAAAAACCTAGCTGGTAAGCACTTTACGTTTGAAGAATACACCGAAAAAGTTAAAGAAAATCAAACCGATAAAGGCGGCACAGTGGTATGGCTGTACGCAAGTGACGTGCAAAAGCAAGACACTTATATTCAATCTGCGCAAAAACGCGGCTACGATGTACTGATTTTTGACAGCGTCATTGACCCGCACTTTATCAACGGTATTGAGTACAAAATCGAGAAAACCAGCATTAAGCGCGTCGATGCCGATACGTTGGATAAGCTGATTGAGAAAGAAATCAAGCTCGAAAGTGTACTTTCAAAAGACGACGAAGAGCGCGCTAAAAAGCTGTTTGAAGAAACCCTTGGCGGAGCGCCTAAGCTCACGATTACGGTTGAAGCCATGCCTACGGACGAAATGCCCGTAGTCATTACGATTCCCGAGTTTATTCGTCGTATGAACGATATGGCAGCTACCTCGGGGCAAAAATCAATGTTTGGCGATATGCCGACGATGCTCAACTTGGCCATCAACGCAAACCACCCCGTTACGCAAAAAGTCCTGAACGCTACTGACCCATCAGACGCCTCTGCCCTGATTCGTCACGCTTATAACTTGGCCTTATTGTCGCAGGGAATGTTGTCGGGTAGCGACCTGACGGCCTTCGTTCAGCAAGCTGTTTCGAGATTGTAA
- a CDS encoding MutS-related protein, whose amino-acid sequence MTPSEIFHHRQAQFKEQADAFQKTYNQLSTIRLIVFIGAIVAVWQLLPFSLWVPVTAGGVGLVIFAFILRKHQATRHQLKLHRALTTLNADETERLSLRFSRPQTGEEFSIKNHIYSNDLDIFGPHSLFKLLNRAHTRVGMQTLANWLLGPADPIEIAVRQVAIQELTPLLDWRQELEANARLEKQIAEPTDFLEHWLHAGENESILRWKKLRWLPLLTIGFIIGAFTGFIPWSVVLLLLGFHSFILSKLNPSVKAYAEQSQGIVDTLKALGVLLKKIENQPFQSVKLKQLQYQLQSGSTTASKQIDTLASVTESLNFRLNPYFMLAIGLPTLWDLQWMTKLEAWKKTHRHDLAKWLSVAGEIETLCSLAGFSYANPQYPFAEISSESFEFKAQQAGHPLIHPDKRVCNDFELSYVGQTAIITGSNMSGKSTFLRTLSLNTVLALAGSTVCAAAFTCSPVRVFTSMRTQDSLEENTSSFYAELKRLEALLQLAKSSHIPVFYFLDEILKGTNSVDRHKGAEALIRQLHLLHCSGFVSTHDLELGMMSSVHDYIHNYSFYSTFADGQLHFDYRLQEGVCREFNATALMRQIGIEIQ is encoded by the coding sequence GTGACCCCTTCCGAAATTTTTCATCATCGTCAAGCCCAATTTAAAGAACAGGCCGACGCTTTTCAGAAAACCTATAATCAACTCTCGACCATCCGCCTCATTGTGTTCATTGGGGCAATCGTGGCTGTTTGGCAATTACTCCCTTTTTCTTTGTGGGTTCCCGTCACGGCGGGGGGCGTTGGGCTCGTCATTTTCGCCTTTATTCTACGTAAGCATCAAGCCACTAGACACCAACTAAAGCTGCACCGTGCGTTGACCACACTCAACGCCGACGAAACAGAGCGCCTTTCTTTGCGTTTTTCTCGCCCCCAAACGGGGGAGGAGTTTTCCATCAAAAACCACATTTATAGCAACGACCTCGATATTTTTGGACCTCATTCTTTGTTTAAGTTGCTCAACCGAGCGCACACGCGGGTAGGAATGCAAACTTTAGCCAATTGGCTGCTCGGCCCGGCCGACCCAATCGAAATTGCGGTGCGACAGGTAGCCATACAAGAACTTACGCCTTTGCTGGATTGGCGCCAGGAGCTGGAAGCAAATGCCCGGTTGGAAAAACAAATTGCCGAACCAACTGATTTTTTGGAACATTGGCTTCATGCGGGTGAAAATGAGTCCATACTGAGATGGAAAAAACTCCGTTGGCTGCCGTTGCTCACCATCGGCTTCATTATCGGGGCATTTACAGGCTTTATACCTTGGTCGGTAGTACTCCTTTTGTTGGGTTTCCATAGCTTTATTTTGAGTAAATTAAATCCTTCGGTCAAAGCCTATGCGGAGCAATCACAGGGGATTGTAGACACCCTAAAAGCCCTTGGTGTATTACTCAAAAAGATTGAAAATCAACCTTTTCAGTCTGTAAAACTCAAACAACTTCAGTATCAGTTACAATCAGGAAGCACCACGGCATCTAAGCAGATTGATACCCTCGCATCCGTCACCGAAAGCCTCAACTTTCGACTTAATCCTTATTTCATGCTGGCCATCGGGCTGCCGACTTTGTGGGATTTGCAATGGATGACGAAGCTGGAAGCTTGGAAAAAAACGCACCGCCACGACCTTGCCAAGTGGCTCTCGGTGGCGGGTGAGATCGAGACCTTGTGCAGTTTAGCGGGTTTTTCCTACGCTAATCCGCAATATCCGTTTGCAGAAATTTCTTCCGAATCCTTTGAATTTAAAGCACAACAGGCGGGACATCCGTTAATACACCCCGACAAAAGGGTTTGTAATGATTTTGAGCTTAGCTATGTGGGGCAAACGGCCATCATTACGGGGTCCAATATGTCTGGGAAAAGCACTTTTTTACGAACACTAAGCCTCAACACGGTCCTTGCGCTGGCAGGCTCAACGGTTTGTGCAGCGGCTTTTACGTGTTCACCCGTTCGGGTATTTACAAGTATGCGAACGCAGGATTCACTCGAAGAAAATACCTCTTCTTTTTATGCCGAGCTCAAGCGGTTGGAAGCGTTGCTGCAACTTGCCAAATCATCCCACATTCCCGTTTTTTACTTTTTAGATGAAATCCTGAAAGGAACCAATTCGGTCGACCGTCACAAAGGAGCGGAAGCCTTGATTCGGCAACTGCATTTATTGCACTGCTCAGGGTTTGTTTCCACGCACGATTTAGAACTGGGAATGATGTCGTCGGTGCATGATTACATCCATAATTATAGCTTTTATTCGACGTTTGCCGACGGTCAGCTTCACTTCGATTATCGCCTGCAAGAGGGGGTTTGTCGGGAGTTCAACGCCACGGCCTTGATGCGCCAAATTGGGATTGAGATTCAGTAA
- a CDS encoding muconolactone Delta-isomerase family protein, with amino-acid sequence MSQFMVEFILPEETTEEFIAKIPRQRLKINKLMEKGKITSYSLASDRSKLWCVIKAENDIEVMEIIAEFPLIGYMQATISELMFNNTATAVKLPLYSLN; translated from the coding sequence ATGAGCCAATTTATGGTTGAGTTTATTCTTCCTGAGGAAACAACGGAGGAATTTATCGCAAAAATCCCCCGTCAACGATTGAAAATCAACAAGTTGATGGAAAAGGGAAAAATAACTTCTTATTCACTCGCTTCCGACCGCTCCAAGTTGTGGTGCGTTATCAAAGCCGAAAATGACATAGAAGTGATGGAGATTATTGCCGAGTTTCCGCTGATTGGCTATATGCAGGCGACCATAAGCGAGTTGATGTTCAACAATACCGCTACTGCTGTAAAACTGCCTCTTTATTCGCTGAATTAA